One stretch of Rhodopirellula islandica DNA includes these proteins:
- a CDS encoding phosphoribosylanthranilate isomerase, whose translation MRSVQDVWAVADAGADAVGLNFYGPSVRSLNPDADETFQINDAARQAGLIQVGLFVNHDLAFIQRVVESLQLDWIQLHGDEPVTLAEELIRRGGRVLRAIRLPRGNLEPGQIDAAIGQWNDAGVSLLLDADAGASFGGGGQSLDWPSIRDWADRRGESAAGWVLAGGLNPENVPEAIRISGATSVDVASGVEQPKGQKNAEKIRQFVAAVRRGEEAL comes from the coding sequence ATGCGAAGCGTGCAGGACGTATGGGCCGTTGCCGATGCGGGAGCGGACGCGGTGGGGCTGAACTTTTACGGACCCAGCGTCCGATCGCTCAACCCCGATGCTGACGAAACATTCCAGATCAATGACGCGGCTCGCCAAGCGGGGTTGATTCAGGTCGGATTGTTCGTCAACCATGACTTGGCATTCATCCAGCGGGTGGTTGAATCGTTGCAGCTTGATTGGATCCAGTTGCATGGTGACGAGCCCGTGACACTGGCCGAGGAACTGATCCGCCGTGGCGGGCGAGTCCTGAGAGCGATCCGGTTGCCGCGCGGGAATCTCGAGCCCGGGCAGATTGATGCCGCGATCGGTCAATGGAATGACGCGGGTGTTTCACTGTTGCTCGACGCGGACGCGGGGGCCTCGTTCGGCGGAGGCGGCCAGTCGCTGGATTGGCCCAGCATTCGAGATTGGGCGGATCGCCGCGGCGAATCAGCGGCCGGGTGGGTGTTGGCTGGCGGCCTGAATCCCGAAAACGTGCCAGAAGCGATTCGGATCAGTGGAGCGACCAGCGTCGACGTTGCCAGCGGCGTCGAGCAGCCCAAGGGGCAGAAAAACGCCGAGAAAATCCGCCAATTCGTCGCAGCCGTCCGGCGGGGTGAGGAAGCTCTGTGA